The following coding sequences are from one Xiphias gladius isolate SHS-SW01 ecotype Sanya breed wild chromosome 14, ASM1685928v1, whole genome shotgun sequence window:
- the iba57 gene encoding putative transferase CAF17 homolog, mitochondrial has protein sequence MGVLCVARRALTSSGGLGVYARKYTGRYLCVTFHSGVSAPAGTLVKKYSQDTRNVPGLYVCYRLHHRTLLKIQGQDTSPFLQGIITNDMGLLEEPGLRAMYSHMLNVQGRTLYDIMLYSLKEADTGHSIFLECDSTIKDSILRHLKVYKIRRKVTINPCPELSVWAVLPNQKNPGQEASKPELSSPEKTLVWEADPRTQEMGWRLVLHSQIDPWDIIPSCQKGDTEEYHRHRYAIGLPEGVKDLPPGVALPLESNLVYMQGISFSKGCYIGQELTARTHHTGVVRKRLMPVRLSSPVQDLEEGAALQTQSGKPAGKHRAGVGELGLSLIRMAHAKELLTLRSSDDTTVTFEASVPDWWPKDVKIN, from the exons ATGGGGGTTTTGTGTGTCGCCAGGAGAGCGCTCACGTCCAGCGGCGGTCTCGGCGTTTACGCCAGAAAATACACAGGTCGGTATTTGTGCGTAACGTTTCACTCCGGTGTTTCAGCTCCGGCGGGGACCCTTGTCAAGAAGTACAGCCAGGACACTAGAAATGTCCCGGGACTGTATGTGTGCTATCGCCTCCACCACCGGACCCTGCTCAAAATCCAGGGCCAAGACACAAGCCCGTTTCTTCAGGGGATTATAACCAATGACATGGGGCTGCTGGAGGAGCCTGGACTCAGAGCCATGTACTCACACATGCTAAACGTACAAGGAAGAACACTATATGACATCATGTTGTACAG TCTGAAAGAAGCTGATACAGGACACAGCATTTTCCTGGAGTGCGACAGCACGATCAAGGACTCAATCTTGAGACACTTGAAGGTGTACAAGATTCGCAGAAAGGTCACCATTAACCCCTGTCCAGAGCTCTCTGTGTGGGCGGTGCTCCCCAATCAAAAAAACCCAGGTCAAGAGGCCAGCAAACCCGAGCTTTCCTCCCCTGAAAAAACTCTAGTATGGGAGGCTGATCCTCGAACTCAGGAAATGGGCTGGAGGTTGGTGTTACACAGTCAAATTGACCCCTGGGATATCATTCCATCATGTCAGAAGGGTGACACAGAGGAGTATCACAGACATCGCTATGCAATAG GACTTCCAGAGGGAGTGAAGGACCTTCCTCCTGGGGTGGCACTACCGCTAGAGTCAAATCTCGTCTACATGCAGGGCATCAGCTTTAGCAAAGGCTGCTACATTGGCCAGGAGCTCACAGCCAGAACTCATCACACTGGGGTCGTTCGGAAACGATTGATGCCAGTACGTTTGTCATCTCCAGTCCAAGACCTCGAGGAAGGAGCTGCATTGCAAACGCAGTCGGGCAAGCCAGCTGGGAAGCACCGAGCAGGGGTGGGAGAGCTGGGTCTCAGCCTAATCCGCATGGCTCATGCCAAAGAGTTGTTGACGCTCAGATCTTCTGACGACACCACGGTGACATTTGAGGCCTCCGTGCCAGATTGGTGGCCTAAAgatgtgaaaataaactga
- the gjc2 gene encoding gap junction protein gamma 2 yields the protein MSWSFLTRLLEEIHNHSTFVGKVWLTVLIIFRIVLTAVGGESIYSDEQTKFTCNTKQPGCDNVCYDAFAPLSHVRFWVFQIIMISTPSIMYMGYAIHKIARRSEEERRRHLRLRRKPPPHSRWRESHHLEDVLKEDEDDDAEPMIYEDTLEVQEAKPEQVSSTSKDPPKYDGRRRIMEEGLMRIYALQLMSRAIFEIAFLAGQYLLYGFRVNPSYVCSRLPCPHSVDCFISRPTEKTIFLLIMYVVSCLCLVLNVCEMLHLGIGTFRDTLRMKRSRGRRTSYGYPFSRNIPASPPGYNLVMKTDKPSRIPNSLITHEQNMANVAQEQQCISPDENIPSDLASLHRHLRVAQEQLDMAFQTYQTKNNQQTSRTSSPVSGGTMAEQNRVNTVQEKQGARPKSATEKAAAIVKNGKTSVWI from the coding sequence ATGAGCTGGAGCTTCCTCACTCGTCTCCTGGAAGAGATCCACAACCACTCCACCTTCGTGGGGAAAGTGTGGCTGACTGTGCTCATCATCTTCCGCATTGTGCTCACAGCAGTTGGAGGCGAGTCCATCTACTCGGACGAGCAGACCAAGTTCACCTGCAACACCAAACAGCCAGGTTGTGACAACGTATGCTATGATGCCTTTGCTCCTCTCTCGCACGTCCGCTTCTGGGTCTTCCAGATCATCATGATCTCCACTCCCTCCATCATGTACATGGGGTATGCTATTCACAAGATAGCCCGAAGGTCAGAGGAGGAGCGCAGGAGGCACCTTAGGCTCCGCAGAAAGCCGCCTCCTCATTCCAGATGGAGAGAGAGCCATCATCTGGAGGATGTCTTAAAGGAGGATGAAGACGACGATGCCGAGCCCATGATCTATGAGGATACACTGGAGGTGCAGGAGGCCAAGCCTGAGCAAGTAAGCAGCACCAGCAAAGACCCACCAAAATATGATGGCCGCAGAAGAATTATGGAAGAAGGACTGATGAGAATCTATGCTCTTCAGCTCATGTCACGAGCTATTTTTGAAATTGCTTTCCTTGCAGGACAGTATCTCCTCTATGGTTTTCGAGTTAATCCTTCATATGTATGCAGCAGGCTTCCCTGTCCACACAGCGTGGACTGTTTCATCTCTAGGCCCACAGAGAAAAcaatcttcctcctcatcatgTATGTGGTAAGCTGTCTCTGTCTAGTGCTAAATGTGTGTGAGATGCTTCACTTGGGAATTGGCACTTTTCGAGATACACTTCGAATGAAGAGGAGCCGGGGCCGACGGACATCCTACGGCTACCCTTTCTCTCGCAACATCCCAGCCTCCCCTCCGGGGTACAACCTGGTGATGAAGACAGACAAACCTAGCAGAATCCCAAACAGCCTCATCACCCATGAGCAGAACATGGCTAATGTGGCCCAGGAGCAGCAGTGCATCAGCCCAGATGAGAACATCCCCTCTGACCTGGCGAGCCTGCACCGTCACCTAAGGGTTGCCCAGGAGCAGCTCGATATGGCCTTTCAAACATATCAGACCAAAAACAACCAGCAAACCTCCAGAACCAGTAGTCCTGTATCTGGGGGTACTATGGCAGAGCAAAACCGAGTCAATACAGTCCAGGAGAAACAAGGAGCCAGGCCAAAATCCGCCACAGAGAAGGCTGCAGCCATTGTAAAAAACGGAAAGACCTCTGTCTGGATCTAG